In a single window of the Leptospira sanjuanensis genome:
- a CDS encoding DUF1564 domain-containing protein — protein sequence MGVLLLYSDHRIDSRLQESNTNVVTLLIPEAVLLRYPERDRRNLPKRIPELLRRYGKFLTATKRLGKKAGRTLYQPSPGKEKMKRINVRLSTGSWTLFGTLAQAHGVSRCFLFNYLLWLEENEIGNSIVQTMNEGGPTFHRKYSYILDLDLLNNRVSRLLQCEPEDSFYVLDYRDWFRTAPS from the coding sequence ATGGGCGTACTGTTGCTATACTCCGATCATCGAATCGATTCTCGGCTTCAGGAAAGTAATACGAACGTTGTGACCTTGCTGATTCCTGAAGCCGTTTTGTTGCGTTATCCTGAACGCGACCGTAGGAATCTTCCCAAACGAATTCCGGAGCTGTTGAGAAGATACGGTAAATTTCTGACGGCGACAAAGAGACTTGGAAAAAAGGCTGGTCGGACTTTGTATCAACCGAGTCCGGGGAAGGAAAAGATGAAACGGATCAATGTTCGACTGAGCACCGGTAGCTGGACTTTGTTCGGGACTCTGGCGCAGGCTCATGGGGTTTCGCGCTGTTTTCTGTTTAATTATCTTCTGTGGTTGGAAGAAAACGAAATCGGGAATTCTATTGTGCAAACTATGAATGAAGGAGGTCCAACATTTCACAGAAAATACAGTTATATCCTGGACCTCGACCTGCTCAATAATCGCGTTTCAAGGCTCTTACAATGCGAACCGGAGGACAGTTTTTACGTTTTAGATTATCGCGATTGGTTCCGGACCGCGCCGTCCTAA
- a CDS encoding alpha/beta hydrolase has translation MTFHHKEFYILSSSDKSKLYCQSWTKPNANRVMIFHHGFGEHSGRYANLLRYFAKSDINFYSFDMRGHGNSEGKRGHADSFDLYVRDLSDFANEVLKREQRDRFFLLGHSLGGAVVLRYAQEGINQDNILGLILGSPALKVRMDFQKKLKKFVGGFLSRISPATLVDAELDLHFLSHDPDVIEAYKQDPLVHGKVSLRMGTELLELGPKLIKKANVIRCPVLILHGQEDGLIDVNGSMELYKNLIYRNKRMKIYPGLYHEIMNEFPEHRDEVLGDIQAFLDTILREKSPGEEKNSSLKMKKKQKDSASNKKKTAV, from the coding sequence ATGACCTTTCATCACAAAGAATTCTACATTCTCTCCAGTTCCGATAAATCAAAGTTATATTGTCAATCTTGGACAAAACCGAACGCAAACCGAGTGATGATCTTTCATCACGGTTTCGGAGAACATAGCGGGCGTTATGCGAACCTGCTTCGTTATTTTGCGAAAAGCGACATCAACTTCTATTCCTTCGATATGAGAGGTCACGGGAATTCGGAAGGAAAGCGAGGTCACGCGGACTCCTTCGATTTATACGTAAGGGATCTTTCCGATTTTGCGAACGAGGTTTTAAAGAGGGAACAAAGGGACCGGTTTTTTCTTTTGGGTCATTCTCTCGGTGGAGCGGTCGTGCTTCGTTACGCGCAGGAAGGAATCAATCAGGATAACATTCTGGGATTGATTTTAGGTTCTCCGGCGCTTAAAGTAAGGATGGACTTTCAAAAGAAACTGAAGAAGTTCGTGGGCGGTTTTTTAAGCAGGATTTCTCCCGCTACGCTTGTTGACGCGGAATTGGATCTTCATTTTCTTTCGCATGATCCGGATGTGATCGAAGCATATAAGCAAGATCCATTGGTTCACGGCAAGGTTTCTCTCAGGATGGGGACCGAACTTTTGGAATTAGGACCGAAGCTAATTAAAAAGGCGAACGTGATCCGTTGCCCTGTTTTGATTCTTCACGGTCAAGAGGACGGCCTAATCGATGTGAACGGTTCCATGGAACTTTATAAAAATCTAATTTATCGAAACAAAAGAATGAAGATTTATCCGGGTTTGTATCATGAAATCATGAATGAATTTCCGGAACACAGAGACGAGGTTCTCGGCGATATTCAGGCGTTTTTGGATACGATCCTTCGGGAAAAATCTCCCGGCGAGGAGAAGAATTCTTCCCTGAAAATGAAGAAGAAACAGAAGGATTCCGCTTCCAATAAGAAGAAAACCGCCGTTTGA
- a CDS encoding endonuclease/exonuclease/phosphatase family protein, producing MGWLRRILAILGILFGSLLILIYSITFHPDQAQPADVVCNENAPLLKADSKIKILVWNVQYLAGKKRVFWYDVPNGDGPDTGPSREEIESTLKKITETVRAENPDVILFQELHDGAKNTFQEDQLERILSQIGPAYACSSEAFYWKSLFVPHPKILGSVGMKLATISKYKISDGIRHSLPLMPADPVSTQFGLKRAILQNDFPVEGGDKFTVLNTHLDAFSQGTDTMHRQVETIAGLLKELDLAGHYWVLGGDFNLLPPGFDRKSMHPNGAFFYSDEQEIKPLFDKWNSSVPFNILNGPEKSKYYTHYSNDPAIGKPDRTIDYIFYSSNLKQTSYRVDQGEILWTVSDHFPMIGTYLLKK from the coding sequence ATGGGTTGGTTGCGAAGAATATTAGCGATATTGGGAATCCTATTCGGTTCTCTTCTGATTCTGATCTACTCGATCACGTTTCACCCCGATCAGGCTCAACCCGCGGACGTTGTATGCAACGAAAACGCTCCGCTATTAAAGGCGGATTCTAAGATCAAGATTCTCGTCTGGAATGTTCAATATCTTGCGGGAAAGAAACGAGTGTTTTGGTACGACGTTCCGAACGGGGACGGACCCGACACCGGCCCATCCCGTGAAGAAATCGAATCGACGCTCAAAAAAATCACCGAAACCGTTCGCGCCGAAAATCCGGATGTGATTCTGTTTCAGGAGTTACATGACGGCGCAAAGAATACGTTCCAAGAGGATCAATTGGAAAGAATTCTTTCGCAAATCGGTCCTGCTTACGCCTGTTCAAGCGAGGCTTTTTATTGGAAGTCGTTATTCGTTCCTCATCCTAAGATTTTGGGAAGCGTCGGAATGAAACTCGCGACGATCAGTAAATATAAAATTTCCGACGGGATTCGTCATTCTCTTCCTTTGATGCCGGCGGATCCGGTTTCGACTCAGTTCGGTTTAAAAAGGGCGATTCTTCAAAATGATTTTCCGGTGGAAGGCGGGGATAAGTTCACAGTTTTGAACACCCATCTTGATGCGTTCTCGCAAGGAACGGATACGATGCACAGGCAAGTCGAAACGATCGCGGGGCTTTTGAAGGAGCTGGATCTTGCGGGTCATTATTGGGTGTTAGGCGGGGACTTCAATTTGCTTCCTCCCGGATTCGATCGTAAGTCCATGCACCCGAACGGCGCGTTCTTTTATTCGGATGAACAGGAAATCAAACCTCTGTTTGATAAATGGAATTCTTCTGTTCCATTCAATATTTTGAATGGACCGGAAAAGTCGAAGTATTATACGCATTATTCGAACGATCCTGCGATCGGAAAACCGGATCGAACGATCGATTATATTTTCTACTCATCCAATTTGAAACAGACAAGTTATCGAGTGGATCAAGGCGAGATTCTTTGGACTGTGTCCGATCATTTTCCTATGATCGGAACATATCTTTTGAAGAAATGA
- a CDS encoding tetratricopeptide repeat protein, whose protein sequence is MRPERIFFSGRIARSADLWKVRSFRIFLLLLSILLNLLPLGTTDARELVYAFRDPGKPEKEKMILIGETVLYDKVKPIEEEGKNKYLDIGVDTRADLVTIKINYDPGLRVGQILYLIEKDFDHKNYKNGNIVAQIEIKSIFQTSFIGKRARGIGNLGLVKDRNLMVAAPLVSEKIEPAIVERKKGDYYLSRNEIAESIRSYKHTISLDPSSPMGHFRLGLLYKRTGEAYVSAGAEFSMAWKNRKRFGNSQEELEFYVEYIDYLNRKYETEGFKNPTVLSKSMEVIQEAFKLTKSDSELLINSALTYYYLYLEESKAARTPTKADSSPIYASKNRKRSDTYYTIAEKLTKDADRLDPSDYRIHLLACKLYLDKIRELTSPSGQTGLGESEEVGILKGKFAESFEKYKTFKPASVPGDPYVLKPIQ, encoded by the coding sequence ATGCGGCCGGAACGGATCTTTTTTTCCGGCCGGATTGCAAGATCGGCCGATCTTTGGAAGGTGAGATCCTTTCGAATTTTCCTTCTTCTATTGTCGATTCTACTGAACCTTCTTCCTTTGGGAACAACGGACGCGCGGGAGCTCGTCTACGCGTTCCGTGATCCCGGCAAACCGGAAAAAGAAAAGATGATTCTCATAGGCGAGACCGTTCTTTACGATAAGGTAAAGCCGATCGAAGAGGAAGGAAAAAACAAGTATCTCGATATCGGCGTCGATACGAGAGCCGACCTTGTCACGATCAAGATCAACTACGATCCGGGCCTCAGGGTCGGGCAAATCTTATATCTTATCGAAAAGGATTTCGATCATAAGAATTACAAAAACGGAAACATCGTAGCGCAGATCGAAATCAAATCCATCTTTCAGACGTCGTTCATCGGAAAAAGGGCCAGAGGAATCGGAAACTTAGGACTTGTTAAGGACAGAAACCTCATGGTGGCCGCCCCTCTCGTTTCGGAAAAAATAGAACCTGCGATCGTAGAACGTAAGAAAGGCGACTATTATCTTTCCAGAAACGAAATCGCGGAATCGATCCGCTCTTACAAACATACCATCAGCCTGGACCCTTCTTCTCCGATGGGGCATTTCCGCTTGGGACTTTTATACAAACGAACGGGTGAGGCTTACGTTTCCGCCGGCGCCGAATTTTCAATGGCTTGGAAAAACCGAAAACGTTTCGGAAACTCGCAGGAAGAATTGGAATTCTATGTCGAATACATCGATTACCTGAATCGTAAATACGAAACCGAAGGTTTTAAAAATCCTACCGTCCTTTCCAAGTCCATGGAAGTGATTCAAGAAGCGTTTAAGTTGACCAAATCGGACAGCGAACTTCTCATCAACTCCGCTCTTACGTATTATTATCTTTACCTGGAAGAATCGAAAGCCGCTCGGACTCCGACCAAAGCCGATTCATCTCCGATTTACGCTTCCAAAAACAGAAAAAGATCGGATACCTATTATACGATTGCGGAAAAACTCACCAAAGACGCGGACAGACTCGATCCTTCCGATTATAGAATTCATTTGCTGGCTTGCAAACTTTATCTGGATAAAATCAGGGAATTGACTTCGCCCTCGGGACAGACCGGTTTGGGCGAATCGGAAGAAGTCGGAATTCTGAAAGGTAAGTTCGCGGAATCGTTTGAAAAATACAAAACATTCAAACCGGCTTCCGTTCCCGGCGATCCTTACGTTTTAAAACCGATCCAGTAA
- a CDS encoding putative glycoside hydrolase → MKTIIPFIFLFFFWTPSLFSDFDLPFPKRNNKKQIPEVTFRETIDLEVGSTRIEKKKVEDSNATNSERLPTSEILSKSKIRKPEPDLRAKVEVGIPQQNVENSVRNPEPRAILSAKVPEFSRGIYISQRTLKKEKEFRDLRRKGKEHGVNLLVIDVQPSAPSKRVLEGLVEEGFYPVARVVNFDGGLPTEKPSNQRITSILKSIRSACESGFPEIQLDYIRYADNLQLKLTYETRYKNISGIIKDIRNETLKCENLPYIGADIFGRIPFNQNDMIGQKVEVFAQVVDVIYPMLYPSHFYGMPARIKDPYQTVYDGTLLTLKRSLKTTRVIPYIQGFNMSVGKSGLTLPDYIKAQVKASYDSGGHGFVVWNAWNDYESTFQALKDYDKETKKD, encoded by the coding sequence GTGAAAACGATTATTCCTTTTATATTTCTATTTTTCTTCTGGACTCCATCTTTATTTTCTGACTTCGATCTGCCTTTTCCAAAAAGGAATAATAAAAAACAAATACCGGAAGTGACTTTCCGCGAAACTATTGATTTAGAAGTCGGATCTACGCGAATTGAAAAGAAAAAAGTTGAAGATTCGAACGCTACGAATTCGGAAAGACTCCCAACTTCCGAGATATTATCAAAATCAAAAATCCGAAAGCCAGAACCGGATTTAAGAGCGAAGGTGGAAGTCGGAATCCCCCAGCAAAATGTCGAGAATTCGGTTAGAAACCCTGAGCCAAGAGCAATTTTGAGCGCTAAAGTTCCTGAATTCTCTCGGGGAATTTATATATCCCAAAGGACTTTAAAGAAGGAAAAGGAATTTCGGGACTTAAGAAGAAAAGGTAAAGAACATGGCGTGAATTTGCTTGTGATTGATGTGCAACCGTCGGCACCTTCCAAACGGGTTTTAGAAGGATTGGTCGAAGAGGGCTTCTATCCGGTTGCAAGAGTTGTTAATTTTGACGGAGGACTCCCGACCGAAAAACCCTCTAATCAAAGGATTACTTCTATTCTTAAATCAATTCGATCCGCCTGCGAATCCGGATTTCCGGAAATTCAATTAGATTACATTCGATATGCCGACAATCTTCAATTAAAATTAACATACGAGACGCGTTATAAGAATATCTCAGGCATTATAAAAGACATAAGAAATGAAACACTCAAATGCGAAAATCTTCCTTATATAGGAGCAGATATTTTTGGTCGGATCCCATTCAATCAGAACGATATGATCGGTCAGAAAGTGGAAGTCTTTGCACAAGTAGTCGATGTCATTTATCCTATGTTGTACCCTTCCCATTTTTATGGGATGCCTGCTCGCATCAAAGATCCTTATCAAACCGTTTATGACGGAACTCTTCTTACATTAAAACGATCGTTAAAGACGACACGCGTTATCCCATATATCCAAGGATTTAACATGTCCGTTGGAAAGTCGGGACTCACACTTCCCGATTATATTAAGGCACAAGTAAAAGCGTCGTACGATAGCGGCGGCCATGGGTTTGTGGTCTGGAATGCCTGGAATGATTACGAATCAACTTTCCAGGCCTTGAAGGATTACGATAAAGAGACAAAAAAGGACTAG
- a CDS encoding DUF1564 family protein, translating into MQEQTIRSFTEYKGQSHRNMGPSDLLIPLHLESHVLKQIKKHKNLRNYFHFLIVKFQKENLFSKFSDTAFRKTLYQSKHLQLIRYSFRPDHQDWYEAKFAGFYFGISVCKFFSRLVDLDIEDDSQSKNLREELIKLTKIEIGPLHFYFTIISNRKFILKKLVRGKNFELNSA; encoded by the coding sequence ATGCAAGAGCAAACGATCAGAAGTTTCACCGAATATAAAGGTCAATCACACCGTAACATGGGCCCCTCGGATTTATTGATTCCGCTGCATTTAGAAAGTCACGTATTAAAACAAATAAAGAAACACAAGAATCTAAGAAATTATTTTCATTTTTTAATTGTTAAATTTCAGAAGGAAAATCTTTTTTCAAAGTTTTCAGATACTGCTTTTAGAAAAACTCTCTATCAATCAAAACATCTACAATTGATTCGATATTCCTTCCGTCCTGATCATCAAGATTGGTATGAGGCCAAGTTCGCCGGTTTTTACTTCGGAATATCGGTGTGTAAATTTTTTTCTCGATTAGTCGATTTGGATATAGAAGACGATTCTCAAAGTAAAAATTTAAGGGAGGAACTCATAAAATTAACAAAAATTGAAATCGGTCCTTTGCACTTTTATTTCACGATTATTTCCAATCGAAAATTCATTTTGAAGAAACTTGTGCGAGGAAAAAATTTCGAGTTGAACAGTGCATAA
- a CDS encoding enoyl-CoA hydratase/isomerase family protein, translated as MGFIDQDTIDLGSGNKILTLSLNNPETRNSMTREMGLEFKKIIDGLIETSEKHKPRVVILTGKNNIFSAGGNFELLKSFSTKDYETNKKTMFEFYNLFLSVRRLDIPVICAANGHAIGAGFSLAFACDIRVFANESKYQFNFVKLGIHPGMGSSYIVKELFGTHIANRLLFLAETLNGEEAFRLGLCNDSVPQKEVLGRATEIAIALSESAPLALAELKKNTYDKDKLEAALKKEAESQARNFISADFKETIKAIEQKRKPVFKGL; from the coding sequence ATGGGATTCATAGATCAAGACACAATCGACCTGGGTTCAGGAAACAAAATCCTGACTTTAAGCCTCAACAACCCGGAAACTAGAAATTCTATGACTCGCGAAATGGGACTGGAATTCAAAAAGATCATCGATGGATTGATTGAAACCTCGGAAAAACACAAGCCGAGAGTTGTCATTCTGACCGGAAAAAATAACATTTTTTCCGCGGGCGGAAATTTCGAACTGCTTAAGTCCTTCTCAACAAAAGATTACGAGACGAACAAGAAAACTATGTTCGAATTTTATAATCTATTTTTATCGGTAAGAAGATTGGATATCCCGGTTATCTGCGCGGCCAACGGTCACGCAATCGGAGCCGGATTTTCTCTGGCTTTTGCGTGCGACATTCGCGTATTTGCCAACGAATCAAAATATCAATTCAACTTTGTAAAACTCGGAATTCATCCTGGAATGGGTTCCAGTTATATCGTTAAAGAATTGTTCGGAACTCATATCGCAAACAGGCTTTTATTTTTGGCCGAAACGTTAAACGGAGAAGAGGCGTTCCGACTTGGACTTTGCAACGATTCCGTTCCTCAAAAAGAAGTCCTGGGAAGAGCAACAGAAATCGCGATCGCCTTATCCGAAAGCGCTCCTTTGGCGCTCGCTGAATTGAAAAAGAATACTTACGACAAAGATAAACTGGAAGCCGCTCTAAAAAAAGAAGCTGAATCTCAAGCAAGGAACTTTATATCCGCGGACTTTAAAGAAACCATCAAGGCGATCGAACAGAAACGGAAACCAGTTTTTAAAGGTTTATAA
- the mtnC gene encoding acireductone synthase, whose amino-acid sequence MNIKEFDLYLFDIEGTTTPIEFVHKVLFPYSVGKFDEFFRSNSLEKEWVEKLLEEGKNDPTYKGKIDDSPQSLSDYCKHLVSVDRKSGPLKEIQGRIWKQGYESGELKSSMFEDVSDFLNRIQTAGKRAAVYSSGSVQAQKLIFEYSNSGNLTGYFSGYFDTAVGGKRESSSYTKIAEQLKITPEKILFFTDIKEEADAAVEARLKAAVLERPGSNAQAAHSHPRIPSFQNLNP is encoded by the coding sequence TTGAATATAAAGGAATTCGATTTATATCTATTCGATATCGAAGGAACCACGACTCCCATCGAGTTCGTACATAAGGTTCTGTTTCCGTACTCGGTCGGGAAGTTCGACGAGTTCTTCCGGTCGAATTCTTTGGAGAAAGAATGGGTCGAAAAACTTCTTGAAGAAGGAAAAAACGATCCGACTTACAAGGGGAAGATCGACGATTCTCCCCAAAGTTTAAGCGATTACTGCAAACATCTCGTGAGCGTGGATCGTAAAAGCGGTCCTCTCAAAGAGATTCAAGGGAGAATTTGGAAACAAGGCTACGAAAGCGGCGAATTGAAAAGTTCCATGTTCGAAGACGTGTCCGATTTTTTAAACCGAATTCAAACCGCGGGCAAACGCGCCGCCGTATATTCTTCCGGAAGCGTTCAAGCGCAGAAGTTAATTTTCGAATATTCAAATTCCGGCAACTTGACCGGATATTTTTCCGGTTATTTCGATACGGCCGTCGGAGGCAAACGGGAATCTTCGAGTTATACGAAGATCGCCGAACAACTGAAGATCACACCCGAAAAAATCCTATTCTTTACCGATATCAAAGAGGAGGCGGACGCCGCCGTGGAAGCCAGGCTCAAGGCGGCGGTTCTGGAACGTCCTGGCAGCAACGCGCAAGCGGCACATTCTCACCCGAGAATTCCCTCATTTCAAAATCTGAATCCTTAA
- a CDS encoding DUF1577 domain-containing protein: MAVGRSDSLQELITILETMFGETIIGTDINLVKHLFYYLKADDVEFPFDYDGQRFFAIVEDIEETSVKLRIPGATQGLTLRAKISFEIMNILYQFEVVILEFLDDSIIQIRIPSELQAASFRKNVRVAVDDLFMNYVILFRSLTGGGREIGRNIQVEQRFNNLMREIKKDNPDLRLINIMISEYISTVSREYEIVFFSQDREETFLDSFIKRNDRPVFIPDTSLIINYIKENATSPVGNYREEYIRMVLESGQDYADKFFRELQKKEIREFVISYLVLPIRLFNDVIGYIRVYTSAMDRYSITPSQVGYLIELSEIFSYSMTKIFIREDNYRNAKAGTRVVDISINGLLFEIDERRIFQYLKKHNIIKIFIPVSERTLILRGEVVRYITVEEGKYHLGVNFFDSNPDDMLILQKYIFTRTRKILSE, from the coding sequence ATGGCAGTCGGAAGATCGGACAGTTTACAGGAACTTATCACCATCCTCGAAACGATGTTTGGCGAAACGATCATCGGAACCGACATCAATCTCGTAAAACATCTATTCTACTATCTCAAGGCGGACGATGTGGAGTTTCCGTTCGACTACGACGGGCAAAGGTTTTTTGCCATCGTAGAGGACATCGAAGAAACCAGCGTAAAGCTGAGGATCCCCGGAGCGACACAAGGCTTGACCCTCCGCGCAAAAATCAGTTTTGAAATTATGAATATTCTCTATCAATTCGAGGTCGTAATTCTCGAATTTTTGGACGATTCCATCATACAAATCCGAATTCCGTCGGAATTACAGGCCGCATCCTTTCGAAAGAACGTCCGCGTCGCGGTGGACGACCTTTTCATGAACTACGTGATACTTTTCCGCTCTTTGACCGGAGGAGGTAGGGAGATCGGCCGGAATATTCAAGTGGAACAGAGATTCAACAATCTGATGCGGGAAATCAAAAAGGACAATCCGGATCTGAGACTAATCAATATTATGATATCCGAATATATTTCCACCGTATCCAGGGAATACGAAATCGTGTTCTTTTCGCAGGATCGGGAGGAAACGTTTTTGGATTCCTTTATCAAAAGGAACGACCGTCCGGTTTTTATACCGGACACTTCTCTGATCATAAATTATATCAAAGAAAACGCGACTTCTCCGGTAGGGAATTACAGGGAAGAATACATACGGATGGTGTTGGAAAGCGGTCAGGACTACGCCGATAAATTTTTCAGGGAACTTCAAAAGAAGGAAATCCGCGAATTCGTGATTTCCTATCTCGTTCTTCCGATTCGGCTGTTCAACGACGTGATCGGTTATATCCGGGTTTATACTTCCGCGATGGACCGTTATTCGATCACTCCTTCCCAAGTCGGATATCTGATCGAACTCTCGGAAATTTTCAGTTACTCGATGACAAAGATTTTTATCCGAGAGGATAATTATAGGAATGCAAAAGCCGGAACGAGGGTCGTGGATATCAGTATTAACGGACTTTTATTCGAGATCGACGAGCGGAGAATTTTTCAGTATTTAAAAAAACATAATATTATAAAAATCTTCATTCCCGTTTCAGAACGAACTTTGATTCTTCGGGGAGAAGTGGTTCGATATATCACCGTGGAAGAAGGTAAATATCATCTCGGAGTGAACTTTTTCGATTCCAATCCGGACGACATGCTCATTCTTCAGAAGTATATCTTTACCAGAACGCGTAAGATTCTTTCGGAATAA
- a CDS encoding MFS transporter gives MEKRPSEKSLLRFFGLGELANHGWNAILAFWMIMGMAFFLFADQNLIAPNLKNIGASFGLNSQEEVDWYIGGVIPILFFILGGAVSVSMGYLSQKYSRKMLILFSVFLGEVPCFLSGFATSYPEFVIYRTLTGFGLGGIFPLLFTVLGDYFSDKSRSTAAAYVSLSMGIGLGVGQLFGGILGNADPINGWRTSFIYLSIPSFFFALIYWIFCKEPIRGGGESEWAGIAEKFPEESFHLRWSDVRLLFQNKTNIGIFLQGIPGCVPWGVFFVFLVDYYETSYHLDKATATMLLTYAAIGVFAGTFFGGIIGQKIYNRNKRLLPIFCMSSILIGILPCIYLLKADNIAGSGLFIIVNILTGFIISVTGPNVRATLINVNIPKNRSSMFALYNLTDDLGKGLGPAMSAVILGLTPGDRSLGLSISVLFWVPCALSWLIVLKNFEKDEKDVHEYLVAEAEKIRGAA, from the coding sequence ATGGAAAAAAGACCTTCGGAAAAAAGCCTTCTTCGCTTTTTCGGATTGGGAGAATTGGCGAACCACGGATGGAACGCGATTTTGGCGTTCTGGATGATTATGGGAATGGCTTTCTTCCTATTCGCGGATCAAAATCTCATCGCACCGAACCTGAAAAACATCGGTGCCTCTTTCGGACTCAACAGCCAGGAAGAAGTGGATTGGTATATCGGCGGCGTAATTCCGATTTTATTCTTCATCTTAGGCGGGGCCGTATCGGTGAGCATGGGCTACCTTTCGCAAAAGTATTCCCGCAAAATGCTCATCCTATTCTCCGTATTTCTGGGAGAAGTCCCCTGTTTTCTTTCCGGATTCGCGACGAGTTACCCCGAGTTCGTGATTTATAGAACCTTAACCGGATTCGGGCTCGGAGGAATTTTTCCGCTCCTGTTTACAGTTCTCGGCGATTACTTTTCGGATAAATCCAGATCCACCGCCGCCGCTTACGTTTCGCTTTCGATGGGAATCGGACTCGGCGTAGGTCAGCTTTTCGGAGGAATTTTAGGGAACGCAGACCCGATCAACGGATGGAGAACCAGCTTTATTTATCTTTCCATTCCTTCCTTTTTCTTTGCGCTCATCTATTGGATCTTTTGCAAGGAACCGATTCGAGGCGGCGGAGAATCGGAATGGGCAGGAATCGCCGAAAAATTTCCCGAGGAAAGTTTTCATCTTCGTTGGAGCGACGTACGGCTTCTCTTTCAAAACAAAACGAACATAGGGATCTTTTTACAGGGAATTCCGGGCTGTGTTCCGTGGGGAGTGTTCTTCGTGTTCTTAGTCGACTACTACGAAACTTCCTATCATCTCGACAAGGCAACGGCGACGATGCTTCTCACTTATGCCGCGATCGGCGTTTTTGCGGGAACTTTTTTCGGAGGAATCATCGGACAAAAAATCTACAACCGCAACAAACGGCTTCTTCCGATTTTTTGCATGTCGAGTATTCTCATCGGGATTCTTCCGTGCATTTATCTTTTAAAAGCGGACAATATCGCCGGCTCTGGATTGTTCATCATCGTCAACATCCTTACCGGATTCATCATCTCCGTAACGGGACCGAACGTCAGAGCTACATTGATTAACGTGAATATTCCAAAAAATAGAAGTAGTATGTTCGCTCTCTACAACCTAACGGACGACCTCGGAAAAGGACTCGGCCCCGCGATGAGCGCCGTGATTTTGGGTTTGACTCCGGGAGACAGATCGCTCGGACTTTCAATCTCGGTTTTATTTTGGGTTCCTTGCGCGCTTTCCTGGCTGATCGTTCTGAAAAATTTCGAGAAAGACGAGAAAGACGTCCATGAATACCTGGTAGCGGAAGCCGAAAAAATCAGAGGGGCCGCGTAA
- a CDS encoding histone deacetylase family protein — protein MSTGFIFSEDFLQHNSGPRISHFENSDRLLACLNRLHQTSYFSSLFRPEMKGFPQDLLKEVHSSYHLQKIEDSKERRGYFDSDTPFTEKSWLAAYSAANSGLALADAIISGQIRNGFSLLRPPGHHAEHNRIMGFCMLNNVAIAARYLQKNGFKKIFILDWDVHHGNGTQEIFYRDPTVYYLSIHQFPFYPMTGSLSEMGEGPGVGVTKNIPMQANSDNQTYVRKFKEIVIPTIESYEPDILLISAGFDAHKDDPLGGMNITTTGFEELTRITLESANKICQGKVLSFLEGGYDLTALSESVEAHLAVMNSFS, from the coding sequence ATGTCTACGGGTTTTATCTTTTCAGAAGATTTTCTGCAGCATAATTCAGGACCTCGAATTTCACATTTCGAGAATTCAGACCGACTTCTTGCATGCTTGAATCGATTGCATCAAACCAGCTATTTTTCTTCTCTATTCAGGCCGGAAATGAAAGGCTTTCCTCAAGACCTTCTAAAGGAAGTTCATTCAAGTTATCACTTGCAAAAAATTGAAGATTCCAAAGAACGGAGAGGATACTTTGATTCCGATACTCCATTCACGGAAAAATCGTGGCTTGCTGCATATTCGGCAGCAAATTCGGGCCTGGCCCTGGCCGATGCAATCATCTCCGGTCAAATTCGAAATGGTTTCTCTCTTTTAAGACCTCCCGGACACCATGCAGAACATAATCGTATTATGGGATTTTGCATGTTAAACAATGTTGCTATCGCAGCTCGTTACCTACAGAAGAACGGTTTTAAAAAAATATTCATTCTCGACTGGGACGTTCATCATGGAAATGGAACTCAGGAAATCTTTTATAGAGATCCAACAGTTTACTACCTATCTATACATCAGTTCCCATTCTATCCGATGACGGGTTCATTGTCCGAGATGGGCGAGGGTCCTGGTGTTGGTGTAACGAAAAATATTCCAATGCAAGCGAATTCAGACAATCAAACTTACGTTCGAAAATTCAAAGAAATAGTAATTCCGACAATAGAAAGTTATGAACCAGATATCCTCTTAATATCAGCCGGATTTGACGCTCATAAAGATGACCCCCTTGGAGGTATGAATATTACGACAACTGGCTTTGAGGAATTAACTCGAATCACACTTGAAAGCGCCAACAAAATCTGCCAAGGAAAAGTTTTATCTTTCTTAGAAGGGGGTTACGACTTAACCGCATTGTCAGAATCCGTTGAAGCACACTTAGCCGTTATGAATTCTTTTTCTTAA